One window from the genome of Cyprinus carpio isolate SPL01 chromosome B1, ASM1834038v1, whole genome shotgun sequence encodes:
- the LOC109103923 gene encoding N-alpha-acetyltransferase 15, NatA auxiliary subunit produces the protein MPTVTLPPKENALFKRILRCYEHKQYRNGLKFCKQILSNPKFSEHGETLAMKGLTLNCLGKKEEAYELVRRGLRNDLKSHVCWHVYGLLQRSDKKYDEAIKCYRNALKWDKDNLQILRDLSLLQIQMRDLEGYRETRYQLLQLRPAQRASWIGYAIAYHLLEDYEMAAKIIEEFRKTQQTSPDKVDYEYSELLLYQNQVLREAGLFREALEHLTTYEKQICDKLAVEETKGELLLSLERFEEAADVYRQLQERNPENWSYYHGLEKALKPASTQEKLKIYEEAWEKYPKGLVPRRLPLSFLSGDKFRECLDPYLRMNFSKGCPPVFTTLRSLYQDKEKVSIIEELVVGFETSLRSCRMFSPNDDGKEEPPTTLLWVQYFLAQHYDQIGQHTKALEYINAAIESTPTLIELFLIKAKIYKHAGNIREAARWMDEAQALDTADRFINSKCAKYLLKAGLIKEAEEMCAKFTREGASAVENLNEMQCMWFQTECALAYKSMKKYGEALKKCHEIERHFVEITDDQFDFHTYCMRKMTLRSYVDLLKLEDVLRMHPFYFKASQTAILIYLNLHDNPLTDDSKELQADTGNLTDKELKKLRNKQRRAQKKAQLEEEKKNAEKEKQLKNQKKKKEDDDEEIGGPKEELIPEKLARVENPLDEAVKFLTPLKNLVKNKIDTHLLAFEIYFRKEKFLLMLQSVKRAYAIDPDHPWLHQCLVRFFKGVSESKDLAESVSMVLKQEISRLFGESNGKSFNQAFLTKHFNSIPHRVAAAKMMFYLDPSTQKKAVDLAIALDESLNNRNIQICTEVLENLRDGSLGEAKETAELYRAECHKICPYTLAFMPPGYEENMKIAVNGDVSTETEELANDM, from the exons AGATGTTATGAACACAAGCAGTACAGAAATGGACTGAAATTCTGCAAACAGATTCTCTCCAATCCCAAGTTCTCTGAACATGGAG AGACACTGGCGATGAAAGGCCTGACCCTGAACTGCCTGGGGAAGAAAGAAGAAGCCTATGAACTTGTCCGCAGAGGTCTCAGAAATGACCTGAAGAGCCACGTCT GCTGGCACGTGTATGGTTTGCTCCAGAGGTCTGACAAGAAGTATGACGAGGCTATTAAGTGCTACAGAAACGCACTGAAATGGGACAAAGACAACTTGCAGATCCTTCGAGATCTCTCCCTCCTGCAGATCCAGATGAGAGACCTGGAGGGTTACAGG GAGACCCGGTATCAGCTGCTGCAGTTGCGGCCAGCGCAGCGAGCGTCATGGATTGGCTACGCCATTGCATATCACCTCTTAGAGGACTATGAGATGGCTGCCAAAATCATTGAGGAGTTTAGAAAAACACAACAG ACGTCCCCTGACAAGGTGGATTATGAGTACAGTGAGCTGCTGCTGTATCAGAATCAGGTCTTGAGGGAGGCGGGACTCTTCAGAGAAGCTCTGGAGCATCTCACCACCTACGAGAAACAGATCTGTGATAAACTGGCCGTGGAGGAAACCAAAG GGGAGCTGCTGTTGAGTCTGGAACGGTTTGAGGAGGCGGCAGATGTATACAGACAACTACAGGAGAGAAATCCTGAAAACTGGTCTTATTACCATGGGCTGGAAAAAGCACTCAAGCCTG CAAGTACACAAGAGAAGCTGAAGATCTATGAGGAGGCCTGGGAGAAGTACCCTAAAGGCCTCGTACCTCGCAGATTACCGCTCAGCTTCCTGTCTG GAGATAAGTTTCGGGAGTGTCTGGATCCATATTTAAGAATGAACTTCAGTAAGGGCTGTCCTCCTGTCTTCACCACACTCAGATCTCTCTATCAGGACAAAGAGAAG GTCTCAATAATTGAAGAATTAGTTGTTGGTTTTGAAACGTCATTACGGAGCTGTCGAATGTTCAGCCCAAATG ATGATGGCAAGGAGGAGCCGCCCACTACGTTACTCTGGGTGCAGTATTTCCTGGCTCAGCACTATGATCAGATCGGCCAGCACACCAAGGCTCTCGAATACATCAACGCTGCCATTGAGAGCACACCTACTCTGATAGAGCTCTTTCTCATTAAAGCCAAGATATACAAG CATGCTGGGAATATCCGGGAAGCAGCTCGTTGGATGGATGAAGCTCAGGCCTTGGACACAGCAGACCGTTTTATTAACTCCAAATGCGCCAAGTATCTGCTTAAAGCGGGTCTGATTAAGGAGGCTGAGGAAATGTGCGCCAAATTCACAAGG GAGGGAGCGTCTGCGGTAGAGAATCTGAATGAGATGCAGTGCATGTGGTTCCAGACTGAATGTGCTCTGGCCTATAAATCCATGAAGAAATATGGAGAAGCACTCAAAAAATGCCACGAGATTGAAAGG CACTTTGTAGAGATAACAGATGACCAGTTTGACTTCCATACATACTGCATGCGGAAGATGACGCTGCGTTCCTATGTGGACCTGCTTAAACTGGAGGATGTGTTACGTATGCACCCATTCTACTTCAAAGCCTCACAAACCGCCATCCTAATCTACCTCAACCTGCATGACAACCCGCTAACGGATGACAGCAAGGAACTACAGGCTGATACTG GGAACCTGACTGACAAAGAACTGAAGAAGTTAAGGAATAAGCAACGGAGAGCACAGAAGAAAGCACAGctggaggaagaaaaaaagaatgcagagaaagaaaaacagttaaagaaccagaaaaagaaaaaagaggatgATGACGAAGAGATCGGCGGACCTAAAGAGGAACTTATACCAGAGAAACTCGCCAGG GTTGAGAACCCATTAGATGAAGCTGTAAAGTTCTTGACACCCTTGAAAAACCTGGTGAAGAATAAGATAGACACACACCTTCTGGCCTTTGAGATCTACTTTAGGAAAG AAAAGTTCCTGTTAATGCTACAGTCAGTGAAGAGGGCCTATGCAATAGACCCGGACCACCCTTGGCTTCACCAGTGTTTAGTGCGCTTCTTTAAAGGAG TGTCCGAAAGTAAAGACCTAGCAGAATCGGTCAGCATGGTTCTCAAGCAGGAAATCTCCAGGCTGTTTGGGGAAAGTAATGGAAAGAGCTTTAACCAGGCCTTCCTCACCAAGCACTTCAATTCCATCCCTCATCGAGTAGCAG CTGCCAAAATGATGTTCTACTTAGACCCTTCAACACAGAAGAAAGCGGTGGACCTGGCTATAGCACTTGATGAGTCACTGAACAACAGAAACATTCAG ATCTGTACAGAGGTTTTGGAAAACCTGCGTGATGGCAGCCTTGGAGAGGCTAAGGAAACTGCTGAGTTATACCGAGCAGAGTGTCATAAGATCTGCCCCTATACGCTGGCCTTCATGCCCCCAGGCTACGAGGAAAACATGAAGATTGCGGTCAATGGAGACGTCTCCACAGAAACTGAGGAGCTGGCCAATGATATGTGA